The Hymenobacter sp. GOD-10R genome includes a window with the following:
- a CDS encoding aldose epimerase family protein encodes MTVFNRSGFVTGSLASLLLLAACDQKKPADQASSSTSATADSTQTSTSSSSDMSAPASFGKTTDGQEVQLYTLTNAHGLKATISTYGGTVTSLQVPDKAGKLGNIVLGFDNVSGYQSPAFLKSGPYFGALIGRYGNRIKGGKFTLDGKEYTLAKNNGPNSLHGGKKGFDKVIWAAEPVASATDGQALKLTYLSKDGEEGYPGNLSVTVVYTLTDNDELKIDYTAKTDKATPVNLTNHSYFNLGYGQDKDVLGHEVTLPADRYTVVDATLIPTGELKPVKGTPFDFTTSHTIGERIAQVPGGYDHNWVLNNASSGMHPAATVYEPTSGRTLEVTTTEPGVQFYTGNFLDGTLKGTGDVTYSKHYGFCLETQHFPDSPNQSKFPSTVLKPGDTLHSTTVYRFGVRK; translated from the coding sequence CAGCGCGACAGCCGATTCAACTCAAACTTCTACGTCTTCTTCCTCTGACATGTCAGCCCCAGCCTCCTTCGGTAAAACCACCGATGGCCAAGAGGTGCAGCTCTACACGCTCACCAATGCCCATGGTCTGAAAGCCACTATTTCCACGTATGGCGGTACCGTCACGAGCTTGCAAGTGCCCGACAAGGCTGGCAAGCTAGGTAACATTGTACTCGGCTTCGATAACGTGAGTGGCTATCAGAGCCCAGCGTTCCTGAAATCGGGCCCTTACTTCGGGGCATTGATTGGCCGGTACGGCAACCGCATCAAGGGCGGCAAATTCACGCTTGATGGCAAAGAATACACCCTCGCGAAGAACAACGGCCCCAACAGCCTGCACGGTGGCAAGAAGGGTTTCGACAAAGTGATTTGGGCAGCAGAGCCCGTTGCTTCGGCAACCGACGGCCAAGCGCTGAAGCTTACCTACTTAAGCAAGGATGGTGAAGAAGGCTACCCCGGCAACCTTAGCGTGACGGTGGTGTACACGCTCACCGACAACGACGAGCTGAAGATTGACTACACGGCCAAAACCGACAAAGCCACACCCGTCAACCTGACCAACCACAGCTACTTCAACCTAGGTTACGGCCAAGACAAGGATGTGCTCGGCCACGAAGTAACGCTGCCCGCCGACCGCTACACGGTTGTCGATGCCACCCTGATTCCGACGGGTGAGTTGAAGCCAGTGAAAGGCACGCCGTTCGACTTCACGACCTCGCACACCATCGGCGAGCGGATCGCGCAAGTACCCGGTGGCTACGACCACAACTGGGTACTAAACAACGCCAGCAGCGGCATGCACCCCGCCGCCACGGTATACGAGCCCACCTCCGGCCGTACCTTGGAAGTAACGACTACCGAGCCCGGCGTGCAGTTCTACACCGGCAACTTCCTCGATGGTACGCTCAAAGGCACTGGCGATGTAACCTATAGCAAGCACTATGGCTTCTGCCTGGAAACGCAGCACTTCCCCGACTCGCCCAACCAGTCGAAATTCCCAAGCACAGTATTGAAGCCGGGTGATACACTGCACTCTACTACTGTGTATCGCTTTGGGGTGCGCAAGTAG